The Streptomyces sp. NBC_00435 nucleotide sequence ACTTCCTCGGCCGCATCGCGCTCGTCCGCGTCGAGCAGGGCGAGCTGCGCAAGGGTCAGACCGTCGCGTGGATCAAGCGTGACGGCACGATCTCGAACGTCCGCATCACCGAGCTGATGATGACCGAGGCGCTCACCCGCAAGCCCGCCGAGGTGGCGGGCCCGGGTGACATCTGCGCGGTCGCCGGTTTCCCCGACATCATGATCGGCGAGACCCTGGCCGACCCGGAGAACCCGATCGCGCTCCCGCTGATCTCGGTCGACGAGCCGGCGATCTCGATGACCATCGGTACGAACACCTCCCCGATGGTCGGCCGCGGCGGCAGCGGCAAGGGCGCGGACGCCAAGTCCGCGGTCAAGGACCGCAAGGTCACCGCCCGCCAGGTCAAGGACCGTCTGGACCGCGAGCTGGTCGGTAACGTCTCGCTCCGCGTGCTCGAGACCGAGCGTCCGGACGCCTGGGAGGTCCAGGGCCGTGGTGAGCTCGCGCTCGCCATCCTGGTCGAGCAGATGCGCCGCGAGGGCTTCGAGCTGACCATCGGCAAGCCCCAGGTCGTCACGCAGGAGATCAACGGCAAGGTCCACGAGCCGGTCGAGCGCATGACGGTCGACGTCCCCGAGGAGCACATGGGTGCGGTCACGCAGCTCATGGGCGTCCGCAAGGGCCGCATGGACAACATGTCGAACCACGGCTCCGGCTGGGTCCGCATGGAGTTCGTCGTCCCGTCGCGCGGCCTCATCGGCTTCCGTACCGAGTTCCTGACCGGTACGCGCGGCACGGGCATCGCCCACTCGATCCACGAGGGCCTCGAGCCGTGGTTCGGCCCGCTGGTGACCCGTAACAACGGTTCCCTGGTCGCCGACCGCTCCGGGTCGGTCACGCCGTTCGCGATGATCAACCTGCAGGAGCGCGGCGTCCTGTTCACCGAGCCCGGTACCGAGGTGTACGAGGGCATGATCGTCGGCGAGAACTCGCGCGCCGACGACATGGACGTGAACATCACCAAGGAGAAGAAGCTCACCAACATGCGTGCGGCTTCGGCGGACAACACCGAGAACGTGGTGCCGCCGCGCAGGCTCTCCCTGGAGCAGTCCCTGGAGTTCTGCCGCGACGACGAGTGCGTCGAGGTGACCCCGGAGGCCGTCCGCATCCGCAAGGTCGTCCTGGACCAGAAGGACCGCTCGCGTACCGCCTCGCGCGCCAAGTCCGGCAAGTAGTCGCGTAGGACCCGGATCACATCCGGGTCCTCGTCGAAGCCCGGTTCAACGAGCAGCCCCTCCCGTCACGGTCTCCGTGACGAGAGGGGCTGTTCACTTTTGTCAAGCGGATTGTTTCGATCCGGTGTCCGCGGTGTCCGCATACCGACCGTGACACTCCGGAAGAAGTGCTAACAGTCCGTTTCGTTCATGTCTGTCTCCTATCCGTTTGTCCGGATTTCGGGTTTTAGCCGTAGTGCGATGTTGTGAAAACGAGACCACTTAAGTGTGGTTTACGGTCAAGGCGTCCCTGAGGATGGCTCCATTGAGCTCGGGTCAATGGGTCACACGCTGTGGGGAGCGTCGACTCACGAGCACACTCGGGGCACTGGTTCCTTATCGCCGTCAGGGGTGTCGGCGAAACGCAACTCGTGCCCTTCACATCAGACAGTGGACTCATGAGGAGGAAACCCATGCGCGGTGCCAAGAGCGCCAAGTGGGTAACGGGCGCGATTGTCGTTGCCCTGGCTGCGACCGCTTGCGGTGGCGGCGGCGGCAAGGCGGCGGCCGGCAAGGGTGAAGTCGACCCGAACGGCATCTACTCCGTCGAGGTTGGCGAGCCGGAGAAGCTTCTCCAGCCGGCCGACACGATGGAGTCCAACGGCTCGATCGTCATGTCGGGTCTGTTCTCCCAGCTGGTCGACTACGACGCCGACGGCAAGATCGTCAACGTCAACGCCGAGTCGGTCAAGTCGGACGACAGCAAGCTGTGGACCGTCAAGCTCAAGCCGGGCTGGACCTTCCACGACGGCACCAAGGTGACCGCCGAGTCCTACGTCAAGGCGTGGAACTGGGCCGCGAACATCAACAACAAGCAGGGCAACGCGTCCTGGTTCGCCGACATCAAGGGCTTCGACGCCCTGCACCCCGAGGCCGAGGGCGCCAAGCCCACCGCCGAGGCGCTCGAGGGCCTGAAGGTCATCGACGAGAACACCTTCACCATCGAGCTCGCCAACGCGGTGCCGTACTTCGAGTACAAGCTCGGCTACGAGGTCTTCTCCCCGCTGCCGGAGTCCTTCTACAAGGACCCCGCCGCCGCCGGTGAGAAGCCGGTCGGCAACGGCCCGTACAAGTTCAAGTCGTGGGAGCACAAGAAGCAGATCGAGCTCACGCGCTACGACGACTACAAGGGCGAGAACAAGGCGAAGAACGGCGGCGTGATCCTCAAGAACTACGCCACCCTCGAGACCGCCTACGAAGACCTGAAGTCGGGCAACGTCGACGTCCTGCGCCAGATCGCCTCGAAGGACCTCCCGGTCTACCGTGCCGACCTCGGTGACCGTGCCGTGGACCAGGCCTACTCGGCGATCCAGACGCTGGCCGTCGCGTTCTACGCCGACCAGTGGAAGAACCCGAAGCCGGTCAACCCGAAGGTCATCCAGGGCCTGTCGATGGCGATCGACCGCGCCACCATCACCAAGACCGTGCTCCAGGGCACCCGTGACCCCGCCACCGGCTGGGTCGCCAAGGGTGTCCTCGGCTACACGCCGGACGGCTCGGGTGACGTCGCCAAGTTCGACCCCGCGAAGGCCAAGGCGCTCATCGCCGAGGGCGGCGGCGTCCCGAACAACGAGATCTCCATCCAGTTCAACTCGGACGGCGGTCACAAGGAGTGGGTCGAGGCTGTCTGCAACAGCATCACCCAGTCCACGGGCGTCAAGTGCACCGGTGACGCCAAGCCGGACTTCCAGGCCGACCTCCAGGCCCGTAAGTCCAAGCAGGTCAAGTCGTTCTACCGCTCCGGCTGGGTGCTCGACTACCCGGTGAACGCCAACTTCATCAGCGACCTGTTCCGTACGGGCGCCGGCGGCAACCAGGGTGGCTTCACCAGCCCCGAGCTCGACGCGAAGATCGCCGCGGCGGACACGGCCAAGACCCTCGACGAGTCCGTGAAGGCCTACCAGGCCATCGAGAAGGACCTCGTCAACTACATGCCGTCGATCCCGCTCTGGTACTACAAGGTCAACGCGGGCTTCTCGGAGAAGGTCCAGAACGTGAAGTACGCCCAGGACGGCGACCCGATCCTTGAGGGTGTCGAGGTCAAGAAGTAAGTCCCACCGCGTAATTCCTTTCGACGGATGTGGGCCGGCGGGGAGCCGGCCCACATCCGGGCCTACATGCAGCGCCCGGGGGGCCCTTTCGCGACGCAGTGACGGAAACGTCACGCGCGTGCGTGGCGAAAGGGCCCGTCCGGCTGCGCCTGCCGCATCTTCTACGGAGGCATGATGGGGCGCTATGTCGCACGACGACTGCTCCAGATGATCCCGGTCTTCTTCGGGACGACCCTGCTCATCTTCTTGATGGTCTACAGCCTGCCCGGCGACCCCGTGGCCGGACTCTTCGGAGACAAGGGCGTAGACCCCGCCACGTTGGCGAAGCTCAGGCACGAACACGGCCTGGACCTGCCGCTGTACCAGCAGTACTGGAACTACATATCGAACATCCTGTTCCACTTCGACTTCGGCCAGCAGATCCGCAGCGGCCGTGAGATCACCGATGTTCTCGGCGACGCGTTCCCGGTCACGGGCCGCATCGCCCTGCTCGCGTTCGTCATCGAGCTGGTGCTCGGCCTCGGCCTCGGCATCGCCGCCGGCCTCAAGGCGGGCAAGCTCGTGGACAACCTCGTGCTGATCCTGACGCTGCTGATCATCTCGGTCCCGGTGTTCGTCCTCGGCTTCGTCATCAAGACGGTGTTCGCCTTCCAGCTCGGCTGGATCACTCCCAACGTGAGCAACTACCCCACGTGGGACGAACTCCTGGCGCCGGCCGTGGTGCTGGGCTCGCTGTCCCTCGCCTACGTGGCCCGCCTGACCCGTACGTCGATCGCGGAGAACCTGCGTGCCGACTACGTGCGCACGGCCGTGGCCAAGGGTCTTCCGAAGCGCCGCGTCATCGGTGTGCACCTGATGCGCAACTCGCTGATCCCCGTGGCGACCTTCCTCGGTACCGACATCGGCGCCCTGATGGGCGGCGCCGTCGTCACCGAGCGGATCTTCAACGTCAAGGGCGTCGGCGGTCTGATCTACGACTCCCTGGCCCGGCGTGAAGGTGCGACCCTCGTCGGCGTCGTCACCATCCTGGTCGTGGTCTATCTGCTCGCCAGCCTGCTCGTCGACCTCCTCTACGCGGTCCTGGACCCGAGGATCCGGTATGCCTGATATGACCAAGACCGAAACCGCGACGGCCGAGGAGAACTCGGCCCCCGTCGCCCCCGTAGCGGCGCAGAAGCCCGAGAAGGCGCGCAGCCTGTGGGGGGACGCCTGGGCCGACCTGCGGCGCAACCCCTACTTCCTCGTCTCCTCGGTGCTGATCTTCTTCCTGCTGCTGATCGCCGTCTTCCCGAGCCTGTTCACCAGTGCCGACCCCACCAAGGGCGACCTGGTCAACCACTTCCTCCAGAAGCCCGAGCTCGGCAGCATAGGCTCGCCCGACTGGCTCGGCTGGGACGGCCAGGGGCGCAGCGTCTACGCGCGTCTGATCTACGGCACCCGCGCCTCGCTGATCGTCGCCGTCTGCGTCACCCTGATCGTCACCCTCGTGGGCGGGCTGACGGGGATGATCTCGGGCTACTTCGGCGGCCTGACCGACGCGATCATCTCCCGGATCACCGACGTCTTCTTCGGCATCCCCTTCCTGCTCGGCTCGATGGTCGTCCTCCAGGCGTTCACCAACCGCACCGTGTGGACCGTCGTCTTCGCCCTGGCCTTCCTGGGCTGGACGCAGATCACCCGCGTCATGCGCGGCGCGGTCATCACCGTCAAGCAGGCCGACTACGTGCACGCCGCGAAGGCCCTGGGCGCCGGTACCCCCCGGATCATGCTCCGGCACATCCTGCCGAACGCCATGGCGCCGGTGATCGTGGTCTCCACGATCGCGCTGGGTGGCTACATCGCGGCCGAGGCGACCCTGTCCTACCTGGGTCTGGGTCTCGCGTCGCCGTCCATCTCGTGGGGCGTGGACATCTCCGCCGGTTCCGATCAGATCCGGGTGGCCAAGCACATCCTGATCTACCCCTCGATCATGCTCAGCATCACCGTCCTCGCGTTCATCATGCTCGGCGAAGCGGTCCGCAACGCCCTCGACCCCAAGCTGCGCTGAGGAGGGCGTAAGTGATCACCATGGACAACACCTCCAGCGTTCCCTCTCCGCGTGACGGGGACCCGCAGACGCCGCTCCTCGAAGTGCGCGACCTGCACGTCGAGTTCCACACCCGTGACGGTGTGGCCAAGGCCGTCAACGGCGTCAACTACAGCGTGAGCGCCGGCGAGACCCTCGCCGTACTCGGCGAGTCGGGCTCCGGCAAGTCGGTCACCGCCCAGGCCATCATGGGCATCCTCGACATGCCTCCCGGCAAGATCCCGCAGGGCGAGATCTTCTTCCGCGGCCAGGACATGCTCAAGATGAGCTTCGAAGAGCGGCGCAAGCTCCGCGGCCGGAAGATCGCCATGATCTTCCAGGACGCGCTCTCGTCCCTCAACCCGGTGCTCACCGTCGGCTACCAGCTGGGCGAGATGTTCCGCGTCCATCAGGGCCTGTCGAAGAAGGAAGCCCGGCTCAAGGCCATCGAGCTGATGGACAAGGTGAAGATCCCGGCTGCCAAGCAGCGCGTGGACGATTACCCGCACCACTTCTCCGGTGGCATGCGCCAGCGCATCATGATCGCCATGGCGATCGCGCTGGAGCCGGACCTGATCATCGCCGACGAGCCGACCACGGCCCTGGACGTCACCGTCCAGGCCCAGGTCATGGACCTCCTCGCGGAGCTCCAGCGCGAGCTCAACATGGGTCTGATCCTGATCACCCACGACCTCGGCGTCGTCGCCGACGTCGCGGACAAGATCGCCGTCATGTACGCCGGCCGGATCGTCGAGACCGCTCCGGTCCACGAGATCTACAAGCGCCCGGCGCACCCCTACACCCGCGGCCTGCTCGACTCGATCCCGCGCCTGGACCAGAAGGGCCAGGAGCTCTTCGCGATCAAGGGTCTGCCGCCGAACCTGCTGCGCCTGCCCACGGGCTGCTCGTTCAGCCCGCGCTGCGTCGCCGCGCAGGACATCTGCCGGTCGGAGGTCCCCGCGCTCCAGCCCGTCAGCGAGCAGGACGGCACCGAACTGGCCGGCCGTCACAGCGCGTGCCACTTCTGGAAGGAGCAGATCCATGGCTGAGCTCACCAAGAACGCCCCCGAGCGTGGCGAGCCGATCCTCCAGGTCCGCAACCTGGTCAAGCACTTCCCGCTGACCCAGGGCATCCTGTTCAAGAAGCAGGTCGGTGCGGTCAAGGCGGTCGACGGGATCTCCTTCGACCTGTACCAGGGCGAGACCCTCGGCATCGTCGGCGAGTCCGGCTGTGGCAAGTCCACCGTCGCCAAGCTGCTGATGAACCTGGAGCGCGCCACCGCCGGCGAGGTCTTCTACAAGGGCCAGGACATCACCAAGCTGTCCGGCCGCGCCCTGAAGGCCGTCCGCCGCAACATCCAGATGGTGTTCCAGGACCCGTACACCTCGCTGAACCCGCGCATGACGGTCGGCGACATCATCGGCGAGACCTACGACATCCACCCCGAGGTGGCCCCCAAGGGCGACCGGCGCCGCAAGGTGCAGGAGCTCCTGGACGTCGTCGGTCTCAACCCGGAGTACATCAACCGGTACCCGCACCAGTTCTCCGGCGGCCAGCGCCAGCGCATCGGCATCGCCCGCGGCCTCGCGCTCAACCCGGAGATCATCATCTGCGACGAGCCGGTCTCCGCGCTCGACGTGTCGGTGCAGGCCCAGGTCATCAACCTGATGGAGAACCTGCAGGAGGAGTTCAACCTCTCCTACATCTTCATCGCGCACGACCTCTCCATCGTCCGGCACATCTCGGACCGCGTCGGCGTCATGTACCTCGGCAAGATGGCCGAGATCGGTACGGACGAGCAGATCTACGAGCACCCGACGCACCCGTACACGCAGGCGCTGCTCTCCGCCGTGCCGGTGCCGGACCCCGAGGCCCGCGCGCACCGCGACCGGATCATCCTCACCGGTGACGTACCCTCCCCGGCCAACCCGCCGTCGGGCTGCCGCTTCCGCACCCGCTGCTGGAAGGCCGAGGAGAAGTGCTCCGTGGAGGAGCCGCTGCTCGCGATCCCGGAGCGCTTCCAGGGCGTCAAGTCGCCGGCCGCGCACGAGTCGGCCTGCCACTTCGCCGAGGAGAAGGCCGTCCTGGCCGTCTGATCTCCCGCGGACACGCACCGAAGGCGCCCGGTACCGGATCTCTCCGGCACCGGGCGCCTTCGCGTCCGCCGGCGGCACAAAGCCGGTTGCGGCCCCGCCCGGTGCCGTCCCAGAGTGGTCCGATGAGCGACCTCCTGACCGTACGTCCCGCCGGGCCCTCGGACGCCGGTGACATCTGCGGTCTCCTCAACGCCGTCGACCTCATCGAGATCGGCCGCCCCGAGACCGACCTCGCCGCCGTCGAGGCCGACCTGCACCATCCCGACGTCGATCTCGCACGGGACTCCTGGCTCGCCTTCGAGGGCGGCCGGCTCGTCGCTTACGCCCTGGTGTGGGCCGACTCGGGCCCCGGCCGCGTCGACTCCGAGCACTACGTCCTGCCCGGCCACCGCACGGCCGCCGTCCGGTTGCTGGAGCGGATGGAGATCCGGGCCCGCGAGCTCGCCGCCGGCGCGCCCGGCGCCTGGCTGCGACTCCAGCTCAACGTCGAGCCCACCCTCGACGCCGACCTGCTGCCCGGCCGCGGCTACCGGACCGTGCGCCGCTACCAGGTGATGACCCGCACCCTGGAGCCGGACCGGGCGGCGCCGGCCCCGCCCGCCGGGCTGACCCTGCGCCCCTGCGACGGGGACGAGGCCGAGCGCCGCCGCGCCCACGCCCTGATCGAGGAGAGCTTCGCCGAGCACTTCGGCCACGTGGAGCGCCCCTACGGGCCCTGGCTGGACCACATCGACGGCCGCGGCCTCGACTGGTCACTGGTGTGGATCGCGAGCCTGCCCGCGCTGGGCGACGTAGGGGTCCTGCTGACCCGCGACGACCGCACCAGCATGGGATGGCTCAGCCACCTCGGCGTCGTCAGGGCCGCGCGCGGCCGGGGGGTCGGCGGTTTCCTGCTGCGCCACGGGTTCGCCGCCTACGCGGCGCGCGGCCGCTCCACGGTGGGCCTCGGCGTGGACACGGCCAACGTAACCGGCGCACTCGCGCTGTACGAGGCGCACGGCATGACGATGCACTACGCGGTGAACACCTGGGAGGTCGCTTTGCACTCGCAGGGGTGACAGGCGGGGGACGCGAGGGTGCAATCGGTCCAACCAGGAGTGTGCGGGACCCCACATAGGGTGACATTGGGCCCTAAGTGAGTCTTGGGATCCCAGTAGGAGGCACTCCATGCGCGGAGCCACCCACGCCAAGTGGGCCGCATGCGCGGCGGCCGTCGTCCTGGCGGCGACGGCCTGCGGCGGCGGCGGAAGCGACAGCGGCGGGGGCGGTGGCGAGGGAATCATCAGTTCCTCGTGGGGTGACCCGCAGAACCCGCTGGAGCCCGCCAACACCAACGAGGTCCAGGGCGGCAAGGTCCTCGACATGCTCTTCCGGGGTCTGAAGCGGTACGACCCGAAGACCGGCGAGGCCAACAACATGCTCGCCGAGAAGATCGAGACCACCGACAGCCAGAACTTCACGATCACGCTGAAGGACGGCTGGAAGTTCAGCAACGACGAGCCGGTCACCGCCCAGTCGTTCGTGGACGCCTGGAACTACGGCGCGGACGTCAGCAAGAAGCAGAACAACTCGCCGTTCTTCTCCGACATCGTCGGCTACGCGGACGTGCACCCCGCGTCGGGCGACCCCAAGTCCAAGACGATGTCCGGCCTGGTCGTCAAGGACCCCAAGACCTTCACGGTCGCGCTCAAGGAGAAGTTCTCCACCTGGCCCGAGACCCTCGGCTACCAGGCGTTCTCCCCGCTGCCCAAGTCCTTCTTCACCGACCACGAGGGCTGGCTGAAGAAGCCCGTCGGCAACGGCCCGTACACGGTGGACTCGTACACCAAGGGCACCGGCATGAAGCTGCGCAAGTGGGACGGCTACACGGGCGAGGACAAGGCGGTCAACGGCGGCGTGGACCTGAAGGTCTACACCGACAACAACACCGCCTACACCGACCTGATCTCCGGCAACCTCGACCTCGTCGACGACATCCCGGCGCAGCAGCTCAAGAACGTCAAGAACGACCTGGGCGACCGCTACATCAACCAGCCGGCCCTGATCATCCAGACCCTCACCTTCCCGCTCTACGACCCCCAGTGGAGCAAGGAGGGCATGGAGAAGGTCCGCATCGGCATCTCGATGGCGATCAACCGCGACGAGATCACCAAGCAGATCTTCAAGGAGACCCGCACCCCGGCCAAGGACTGGACCTCCCCGGCCCTCGGAGACAAGGGCGGCTTCTCCACCACCGCCTGCGGCGAGGCCTGCTCCTTCAACCCCGCCGAGGCCAAGAAGCTCATCCAGTCGGGCGGCGGACTGCCCGGCGGCAAGGTCACGCTGACGTCCAACGTGGACACCGGCTCGCACCGTGAGTGGATGGACGCCGTCTGCAACAGCATCAACAACGCACTGGGCGAAGGACCGGTCTGCACGGTCAACCCGATCGGCACGTTCGCGGACTTCCGCAACCAGCAGAGCTCCTTCAAGCTGACCGGCCCCTTCCGGTCCGGCTGGCAGGCCGACTACCCGCTGATCCAGAACTTCCTGGAGCCGCTGTACTACACCGGCGCCTCCTCGAACTACGGCAAGTTCAGCAACCCGGAGTTCGACAGGCTCGTCGACGAGGCCAACCGGGAGAGCGACGCGGCCAAGGCGACGGCCAAGTTCCGGGAGGCGGAGAAGATCCTCGCCGCCCAGATGCCGTCGATCCCGCTCTGGTACCAGAACGGCAGCGCCGGCCACTCGGAGCGGATCTCCGACGTGGCGCTCAACCAGTTCAGCGTGCCCGTCTACGACCAGATCAAGGTCAGCTGACCCGCCTACGGATCGATCCTGGAGCAGTCCATGGGACGTTATGTGATCCGGCGACTGCTCCAGATGATCCCCGTGTTCATCGGCAGCACGTTCCTGATCTTCTTCATGGTGTACGCGCTCGGTGACCCGGTCGCCGCCCTCTTCGGCGACAAGGCCCCCGACCCCGCCACCGCCGCCCGCATCCGCAAGGACCTCTACCTCGACCGCCCGCTGTGGGAGCAGTACCTGCACTACATGGGCCAGATCTTCCAGGGCGACTTCGGCACGGCCTTCAACGGCCAGAAGGTCACCGAGCTCATGGCCACCGCCTTCCCGGTGACGCTGCGCCTGACCATCGTCGCGATCGTCATCGAGATCGTCGTCGGCATCACCCTCGGCGTGATCAGCGGCCTGCACCGCGGCAAGTCCGTCGACACCAGCCTGCTGGTGCTCACCCTGGTCGTGATCTCGGTGCCGACCTTCGTGACGGGCTACCTGCTGCAGTTCGTCCTCGGCGTCAAATGGGGCTGGGTACGGCCCACGGTCTCCCCGGACGCCCCCTTCAACGAACTGATCCTGCCCGGCATCGTCCTCGCACTGGTCTCCCTCGCCTACGTCACCCGGCTCAGCCGGACCTCGATCGCCGAGAACGTCAAGGCCGACTACGTCCGCACCGCCGTCGCCAAAGGCCTGCCCCGGCGCCGGGTCATCACCCGCCACCTGCTGCGCAACTCGCTGATCCCCGTCGTCACCTTCATCGGCACCGACATCGGCGCCCTGATGGGCGGCGCCATCGTCACCGAGCGGATCTTCAACATCCACGGCGTCGGCTACCAGCTCTACCAGGGCATCCTGCGCAACAACTCCCCGACGGTGGTCGGCTTCGTGACCATCCTCGTCATCGTCTTCCTGCTGGCGAACCTGCTCGTCGACCTGCTCTACGCGGTCCTGGACCCGAGGATCCGTTATGCCTGAGCCCGAGCGACCCGCCTTCGATCCACTGAGCCCCGCCGCCCACGAGTCCATCGCCCCCACCGGCCAGGGAGGGGCCATGGATCTCGCCCTGGAGGAGGCCGAGAGCCTGGAGAAGGAGCTCGGGGGAGGACCCGCGGGACCGCAGGAGAAGGCGCGGTCGCTGTGGTCCGACGCCTGGCACCAGCTGCGCCGCAACCCCGTCTTCATCGTCAGCAGCCTGCTGATCCTCTTCCTGGTCGTCATCGCGATCTGGCCCCAGCTCATCGCGAGCGGCGACCCCCTCAAGTGCGACCTGTCCAAATCGCAGCAGGGCTCCTCCCCGGGCCACCCCTTCGGCTACGACACCCAGGGCTGCGACGTGTACACCCGTACCGTCTACGGGGCCCGCGCTTCCATCACCGTGGGCGTCTGCGCCACCCTCGGGGCGGCCCTCCTCGGCTCGGCGCTCGGCGGACTCGCCGGGTTCTTCGGCGGCTGGGCCGACTCGCTGCTCTCCCGGGTCGCCGACATCTTCTTCGGCATCCCCGTGGTCCTCGGCGGCCTGGTCTTCCTGTCCGTGGTCACCAGCACCACCGTCTGGCCCGTCGTCGGCTTCATCGTGCTGCTCGGCTGGCCGCAACTGGCCCGCATCGCCCGCGGCTCGGTCATCACCGCCAAACAGAACGACTACGTCCAGGCCGCCCGGGCGCTCGGCGCCGGCAACGGCCGGATGCTGCTGCGGCACGTGGCGCCCAACGCGATCGCGCCCGTCATCGTCGTCGCCACCATCGCCCTGGGCACGTACATCGCCCTGGAGGCGACCCTGTCCTTCCTCGGCGTGGGCCTGCGCCCGCCGACCGTCTCCTGGGGCATCGACATCTCCAACGCCGCCTCCCAGATCCGCAACGCCCCGCACATGCTGCTCTATCCGGCCGGCGCGCTCAGCGTGACCGTGCTCGCGTTCATCATGCTCGGCGACGCGGTGCGCGACGCCCTCGACCCCAAGCTGCGCTGAGGAGCCCCGTACATGCTGCTCGAAGTGCGCGATCTGCACGTGGAATTCAAGACGCGGGACGGAGTCGCGAAGGCCGTCAACGGAGTCAACTACTCGGTGGCCGAGGGCGAGACCCTCGCCGTGCTCGGCGAGTCCGGCTCGGGCAAGTCGGTCACCGCGCAAGCCGTCATGGGCATCCTCGACATGCCGCCGGGCCGCATCGCGGGCGGCGAGATCCTCTTCAAGGGCCAGGACCTGCTGAAGATGAAGGAGGAGGAGCGCCGGAAGATCCGCGGGGCCGGGATGGCCATGATCTTCCAGGACGCGCTGTCCTCCCTCAACCCCGTACTGAGCGTGGGCGCACAGCTCGGCGAGATGTACGAGGTCCACCGCGGGATGTCCCGCAAGGAGGCCCGGGCCAAAGCGGTCGAGCTGATGGACCGGGTGAAGATCCCGGCGGCGAAGGAGCGGGTGGGGGACTACCCGCACCAGTTCTCCGGCGGCATGCGCCAGCGCATCATGATCGCCATGGCCATGGCGCTCGAGCCCTCGCTCATCATCGCCGACGAGCCGACCACGGCCCTGGACGTCACCGTCCAGGCCCAGGTCATGGACCTCCTCGCCGAGCTCCAGCGCGAGCTCAACATGGGTCTGATCCTGATCACCCACGACCTCGGCGTCGTCGCCGACGTGGCCGACAAGATCGCCGTCATGTACGCCGGCCGGATCGTGGAGTCCGCACCCGTCCACGAGATCTACCGGAACCCGGCCCACCCCTACACCCGCGGCCTGCTCGACTCGATCCCGCGCCTGGACCAGAAGGGCCAGGAGCTGTACGCCATCAAGGGCCTGCCGCCCAACCTGCTGGCCATCCCGCCGGGCTGCGCCTTCAACCCGCGCTGCCCGATGGCCCGGGACGTCTGCCGCACCGACGTACCGCCGCTGGCCGAGGTCGGACCGGACCGCGCCAGCGCCTGCTTCTTCTGGAAGGAGTGCCTCGGTGGCTGAGTCCATCCTGGAGGTCAGGGACCTGGTCAAGCACTACCCGCTGACCCAGGGCATCCTCTTCAAGAAGCAGGTCGGCGCCGTCAGGGCCGTCGACGGGGTCTCCTTCGACCTGCGGGCCGGCGAGACCCTCGGCATCGTCGGGGAGTCGGGCTGCGGCAAGTCCACCGTGGCCAAGATGCTGGTCAACCTGGAACGCCCCACGGCGGGGGCCATCAGGTACAAGGGCGAGGACCTCGCCAGACTGTCCGGCAAGGCCCTCAAGTCCGTCCGCCGCAACATCCAGATGGTGTTCCAGGACCCGTACACCTCGCTGAACCCGCGGATGACGGTCGGCGACATCATCGGCGAGCCCTACGAGATCCACCCCGAGGTGGCTCCGAAGGGCGACCGGCGCCGCAAGGTCCAGGAGCTCCTGGACGTGGTCGGTCTCAACCCGGAGTACATCAACCGGTACCCGCACCAGTTCTCCGGCGGCCAGCGCCAGCGCATCGGCATCGCCCGCGGCCTCGCCCTCCAGCCCGAGATCATCGTGGCCGACGAGCCGGTCTCCGCGCTCGACGTCTCCGTCCAGGCCCAGGTGGTCAACCTCC carries:
- a CDS encoding ABC transporter ATP-binding protein — its product is MAELTKNAPERGEPILQVRNLVKHFPLTQGILFKKQVGAVKAVDGISFDLYQGETLGIVGESGCGKSTVAKLLMNLERATAGEVFYKGQDITKLSGRALKAVRRNIQMVFQDPYTSLNPRMTVGDIIGETYDIHPEVAPKGDRRRKVQELLDVVGLNPEYINRYPHQFSGGQRQRIGIARGLALNPEIIICDEPVSALDVSVQAQVINLMENLQEEFNLSYIFIAHDLSIVRHISDRVGVMYLGKMAEIGTDEQIYEHPTHPYTQALLSAVPVPDPEARAHRDRIILTGDVPSPANPPSGCRFRTRCWKAEEKCSVEEPLLAIPERFQGVKSPAAHESACHFAEEKAVLAV
- a CDS encoding GNAT family N-acetyltransferase, with amino-acid sequence MSDLLTVRPAGPSDAGDICGLLNAVDLIEIGRPETDLAAVEADLHHPDVDLARDSWLAFEGGRLVAYALVWADSGPGRVDSEHYVLPGHRTAAVRLLERMEIRARELAAGAPGAWLRLQLNVEPTLDADLLPGRGYRTVRRYQVMTRTLEPDRAAPAPPAGLTLRPCDGDEAERRRAHALIEESFAEHFGHVERPYGPWLDHIDGRGLDWSLVWIASLPALGDVGVLLTRDDRTSMGWLSHLGVVRAARGRGVGGFLLRHGFAAYAARGRSTVGLGVDTANVTGALALYEAHGMTMHYAVNTWEVALHSQG
- a CDS encoding peptide ABC transporter substrate-binding protein translates to MRGATHAKWAACAAAVVLAATACGGGGSDSGGGGGEGIISSSWGDPQNPLEPANTNEVQGGKVLDMLFRGLKRYDPKTGEANNMLAEKIETTDSQNFTITLKDGWKFSNDEPVTAQSFVDAWNYGADVSKKQNNSPFFSDIVGYADVHPASGDPKSKTMSGLVVKDPKTFTVALKEKFSTWPETLGYQAFSPLPKSFFTDHEGWLKKPVGNGPYTVDSYTKGTGMKLRKWDGYTGEDKAVNGGVDLKVYTDNNTAYTDLISGNLDLVDDIPAQQLKNVKNDLGDRYINQPALIIQTLTFPLYDPQWSKEGMEKVRIGISMAINRDEITKQIFKETRTPAKDWTSPALGDKGGFSTTACGEACSFNPAEAKKLIQSGGGLPGGKVTLTSNVDTGSHREWMDAVCNSINNALGEGPVCTVNPIGTFADFRNQQSSFKLTGPFRSGWQADYPLIQNFLEPLYYTGASSNYGKFSNPEFDRLVDEANRESDAAKATAKFREAEKILAAQMPSIPLWYQNGSAGHSERISDVALNQFSVPVYDQIKVS
- a CDS encoding ABC transporter ATP-binding protein, which codes for MDNTSSVPSPRDGDPQTPLLEVRDLHVEFHTRDGVAKAVNGVNYSVSAGETLAVLGESGSGKSVTAQAIMGILDMPPGKIPQGEIFFRGQDMLKMSFEERRKLRGRKIAMIFQDALSSLNPVLTVGYQLGEMFRVHQGLSKKEARLKAIELMDKVKIPAAKQRVDDYPHHFSGGMRQRIMIAMAIALEPDLIIADEPTTALDVTVQAQVMDLLAELQRELNMGLILITHDLGVVADVADKIAVMYAGRIVETAPVHEIYKRPAHPYTRGLLDSIPRLDQKGQELFAIKGLPPNLLRLPTGCSFSPRCVAAQDICRSEVPALQPVSEQDGTELAGRHSACHFWKEQIHG
- a CDS encoding ABC transporter permease, which translates into the protein MGRYVIRRLLQMIPVFIGSTFLIFFMVYALGDPVAALFGDKAPDPATAARIRKDLYLDRPLWEQYLHYMGQIFQGDFGTAFNGQKVTELMATAFPVTLRLTIVAIVIEIVVGITLGVISGLHRGKSVDTSLLVLTLVVISVPTFVTGYLLQFVLGVKWGWVRPTVSPDAPFNELILPGIVLALVSLAYVTRLSRTSIAENVKADYVRTAVAKGLPRRRVITRHLLRNSLIPVVTFIGTDIGALMGGAIVTERIFNIHGVGYQLYQGILRNNSPTVVGFVTILVIVFLLANLLVDLLYAVLDPRIRYA